One window from the genome of Streptomyces sp. WZ-12 encodes:
- the hpt gene encoding hypoxanthine phosphoribosyltransferase, whose product MGADLQSVLITKEEIDAKLAELAAKIDAEYAGKDLLIVGVLKGAVMVMADLARALSTPVTMDWMAVSSYGAGTQSSGVVRILKDLDTDIKGRHVLIVEDIIDSGLTLSWLLSNLGSREPASLEVCTLLRKPDAAKVAIDVKWIGFDIPNEFVVGYGLDFAEKYRNLPFVGTLSPHVYGG is encoded by the coding sequence ATGGGCGCCGACCTTCAGTCGGTGCTCATCACTAAGGAAGAGATCGACGCCAAGCTGGCCGAGCTGGCTGCGAAGATCGACGCGGAGTACGCGGGCAAGGACCTGCTCATCGTCGGCGTCCTCAAGGGCGCGGTGATGGTGATGGCGGACCTGGCGCGTGCGCTGTCCACCCCCGTCACGATGGACTGGATGGCCGTGTCCTCCTACGGCGCGGGCACCCAGTCCTCCGGCGTGGTCCGCATTCTGAAGGACCTGGACACCGACATCAAGGGCAGGCACGTCCTGATCGTCGAGGACATCATCGACTCGGGGCTGACGCTGTCCTGGCTGCTGTCCAACCTCGGCTCGCGCGAGCCCGCCTCGCTGGAGGTGTGCACGCTGCTGCGCAAGCCCGACGCGGCCAAGGTCGCCATCGACGTGAAGTGGATCGGCTTCGACATCCCGAACGAGTTCGTCGTGGGCTATGGCCTGGACTTTGCGGAGAAGTACCGCAATCTGCCGTTCGTCGGTACCCTCTCGCCCCACGTGTACGGCGGCTGA
- the tilS gene encoding tRNA lysidine(34) synthetase TilS, which produces MGPHPAVAAIRLAVRRVLHDVLNHHCAQDRPEAPLVLVACSGGADSMALASALAFEAPKLAVRAGGVTIDHGLQEGSDLRAAEVALRLRALKLDPVDVVGVQVGRTGGPEAAARDARYAALDAAADRHGASAVLLGHTRDDQAETVLLGLARGSGIRSLSGMAATTGTDGRYRRPFLDVDRQTARTACLIQALPVWDDPHNTDPAYTRSRLRHEGLPALEKCLGKGVVEALARTAQLSRDDADALDGWAAEAEAAVLDEAGALDVAGLFALPAAVRRRVLRRAVIAAGSPAGSLFARHIEEVDRLITAWRGQGAIHLPGRVGVRRQGGRLVIRQG; this is translated from the coding sequence ATGGGTCCCCATCCAGCGGTCGCCGCGATACGCCTGGCGGTCCGCCGCGTACTCCACGACGTGCTCAACCACCACTGCGCGCAGGACCGGCCCGAGGCGCCGCTCGTGCTCGTCGCCTGCTCCGGCGGCGCCGATTCCATGGCGCTGGCCTCCGCCCTCGCCTTCGAAGCCCCGAAACTGGCCGTCCGCGCCGGGGGCGTGACGATCGATCACGGCCTCCAGGAGGGCTCCGACCTCCGTGCCGCCGAGGTCGCCCTGCGACTGCGTGCCCTCAAGCTGGACCCCGTCGACGTCGTCGGCGTCCAGGTGGGCCGGACGGGCGGCCCCGAGGCGGCCGCCCGGGACGCCCGCTACGCCGCCCTGGACGCCGCCGCCGACCGCCACGGCGCCAGCGCGGTCCTCCTCGGCCACACCCGCGACGACCAGGCGGAGACCGTCCTGTTGGGGCTGGCCCGCGGCTCCGGGATCCGCTCGCTCTCCGGGATGGCCGCGACCACCGGGACCGATGGCCGCTACCGCCGCCCGTTCCTGGACGTCGACCGGCAGACCGCCCGTACGGCATGCCTCATCCAGGCGCTGCCCGTCTGGGACGACCCCCACAACACCGACCCCGCCTACACCCGTTCACGACTGCGGCACGAGGGGCTGCCCGCCCTGGAGAAGTGCCTCGGCAAGGGGGTCGTCGAGGCCCTGGCGCGGACCGCCCAGCTCTCCCGCGACGACGCCGACGCGCTGGACGGCTGGGCCGCCGAGGCCGAGGCCGCGGTGCTCGACGAGGCCGGCGCCCTCGACGTCGCCGGGCTCTTCGCGCTGCCCGCCGCGGTGCGCCGCCGGGTGCTGCGCCGGGCGGTCATCGCGGCCGGTTCGCCGGCCGGTTCGCTCTTCGCCCGGCACATCGAGGAAGTCGACCGGCTGATCACGGCTTGGCGGGGGCAGGGCGCCATCCACCTCCCCGGGCGGGTGGGTGTGCGACGGCAGGGTGGCAGACTGGTCATTCGGCAGGGCTGA
- a CDS encoding zinc-dependent metalloprotease: MTSIGGTEMVDWNLAVATATRFVRPGPDVSRDEARAIVAELRQHAKSSEAHVRGFTRMAPPGVEAAPDGDAATAEPSPHDTPVLVVDRPGWIRANVAGFRAVLKPLLAKMEDRRSSTPGGAVLGAVGGKVTGVELGMLLSFLASRVLGQYETFAPASRSLPAGTQGGRLLLVAPNIVHVERELDVAPHDFRLWVCLHEETHRTQFSAVPWLRDHIEGEIQSFLAETDIDPGTLLERLREAAQSLAGAKPEGEEGDESRSLVDLVQTPAQREILGRLTAVMSLLEGHADFVMDGVGPEVVPSVAEIREKFQKRRASGAGRLDQALRRLLGLDAKLRQYRDGERFVRSVVEEVGMDGFNRIWTSPNTLPTKQEIAKPADWVARVHRKADGAP; the protein is encoded by the coding sequence ATGACGAGCATCGGTGGAACCGAGATGGTCGACTGGAACCTCGCGGTGGCGACCGCGACCCGCTTCGTGCGGCCGGGGCCGGACGTCAGCCGGGACGAGGCGCGGGCGATCGTCGCCGAGCTACGCCAGCACGCCAAGTCGTCCGAGGCGCACGTCCGCGGCTTCACCCGGATGGCCCCGCCGGGGGTGGAGGCGGCGCCGGACGGCGATGCGGCCACGGCCGAGCCGTCCCCGCACGACACCCCGGTCCTGGTGGTGGACCGGCCCGGCTGGATCCGGGCCAACGTCGCCGGGTTCCGGGCGGTGCTGAAGCCACTGCTCGCCAAGATGGAGGACCGGCGGTCCTCGACGCCCGGTGGCGCGGTGCTCGGCGCGGTCGGCGGCAAGGTCACCGGCGTCGAGCTGGGCATGCTGCTGTCGTTCCTGGCCTCGCGGGTGCTGGGGCAGTACGAGACGTTCGCCCCGGCCTCGCGCAGTCTGCCGGCCGGGACGCAGGGCGGCCGGCTGCTGCTGGTGGCGCCGAACATCGTCCACGTGGAGCGCGAACTCGACGTGGCGCCGCACGACTTCCGGCTGTGGGTCTGCCTGCACGAGGAGACCCACCGGACCCAGTTCAGCGCCGTGCCGTGGCTGCGGGACCACATCGAGGGGGAGATCCAGTCCTTCCTCGCGGAGACCGACATCGACCCGGGGACGCTGCTGGAGCGGCTGCGGGAGGCCGCCCAGTCGCTGGCCGGCGCCAAGCCGGAGGGCGAGGAGGGCGACGAGAGCAGGTCGCTGGTGGACCTGGTGCAGACGCCCGCGCAGCGGGAGATCCTCGGCCGGCTGACGGCCGTGATGTCGCTGCTGGAGGGGCACGCCGACTTCGTCATGGACGGGGTGGGGCCGGAGGTGGTGCCCTCGGTGGCGGAGATCCGGGAGAAGTTCCAGAAGCGGCGGGCCAGCGGCGCGGGCCGGCTGGACCAGGCGCTGCGGAGGCTGCTGGGACTGGATGCCAAGCTGCGGCAGTACCGTGACGGCGAGCGTTTCGTGCGCTCGGTCGTGGAGGAGGTCGGCATGGACGGCTTCAACCGCATCTGGACGTCGCCGAACACCCTCCCCACCAAACAGGAGATCGCCAAACCGGCGGACTGGGTCGCGCGGGTGCACCGGAAGGCGGACGGGGCACCGTAA
- the dacB gene encoding D-alanyl-D-alanine carboxypeptidase/D-alanyl-D-alanine endopeptidase — MWQVRWQSAQRSARLAARRAGGRTRSAARSAQRTAHATSNAARRAWLAAPRHTRQTWQLTAVSAATGLAVAVVAVAAAGPWDSGQRTAERAAAALGPATGGEHHDDGRAPGPAPSAPAVLTALGGPARGAVGRGAAPVPTDGGLADALAPLLTDPALGPLRSASVVDVAAGRQVFGEQPDALATPASTVKLATAVAALSLRGAEHRIDTGVVLADKDRIVLVGGGDPTLTARPSRPGPGERPASLRDLADATARALKQRKLTTVGLGYDAGAYAGPVQHPIGPNENIAPVTALMTDEARLDDSDHGPAPRSTDPAADAAHAFAGLLKERGITVSGDPEEARAPKNAGRIATVHSLPLSALVERMLTYSDNDIAEALARQAALGAHQPASFDGAARAVRNALAAQHLPLAGAVFEDGSGLNRDDKVSANLLSHLLLLAAAPAKPELRSVATGLPVAAFTGTLSGRYVGDTAGAGTVRAKTGTLTGVNTLAGTVVDADGRLLAFAFMTTGTTDPPSAQKALDRMASTLANCGCR, encoded by the coding sequence ATGTGGCAGGTCAGATGGCAATCGGCGCAGCGTTCCGCGCGGCTGGCGGCACGCCGGGCCGGGGGCCGCACGCGCAGCGCGGCGCGGTCCGCACAGCGCACCGCGCACGCGACGTCGAACGCCGCCCGGCGGGCGTGGCTGGCCGCACCGCGGCACACGCGGCAGACCTGGCAGTTGACCGCGGTGTCCGCTGCCACCGGTCTGGCGGTCGCGGTCGTCGCGGTGGCGGCGGCCGGGCCGTGGGACTCCGGTCAGCGTACGGCCGAGCGGGCGGCCGCGGCCCTCGGTCCGGCAACAGGTGGCGAGCATCACGATGACGGCCGGGCGCCCGGGCCGGCGCCCAGCGCGCCGGCCGTGCTGACCGCGCTCGGCGGGCCGGCGCGGGGCGCGGTGGGCCGCGGCGCGGCGCCGGTGCCCACCGACGGCGGGCTGGCCGACGCGCTGGCGCCGTTGCTGACGGACCCGGCGCTGGGCCCGCTGCGGAGCGCGTCCGTCGTGGACGTCGCGGCCGGCCGGCAGGTCTTCGGCGAGCAGCCGGACGCCCTGGCCACCCCCGCCTCGACGGTCAAGCTGGCCACCGCGGTGGCCGCGCTCTCGCTGCGCGGCGCCGAGCACCGCATCGACACCGGCGTGGTGTTGGCCGACAAGGACCGGATCGTCCTGGTCGGCGGCGGCGACCCGACCCTCACCGCCCGGCCGTCCCGCCCCGGCCCCGGCGAGCGGCCGGCCAGCCTGCGCGACCTCGCCGACGCCACCGCCCGCGCCCTCAAGCAGCGCAAGCTCACCACCGTCGGCCTCGGCTACGACGCCGGCGCCTACGCGGGCCCCGTCCAGCACCCCATCGGCCCCAACGAGAACATCGCCCCGGTCACCGCCCTGATGACCGACGAGGCCCGCCTCGACGACAGCGACCACGGCCCCGCGCCGCGCTCCACCGACCCGGCCGCCGACGCCGCCCACGCCTTCGCTGGCCTCCTCAAGGAGCGCGGCATCACCGTCAGCGGCGACCCCGAGGAGGCCCGCGCCCCCAAGAACGCCGGCCGGATCGCCACCGTCCACTCCCTCCCGCTCTCCGCCCTCGTCGAGCGGATGCTGACCTACAGCGACAACGACATCGCCGAGGCGCTGGCCCGCCAGGCCGCGCTCGGCGCGCACCAGCCGGCCAGCTTCGACGGCGCGGCCAGGGCGGTGCGCAACGCGCTGGCCGCCCAGCACCTCCCGCTCGCCGGCGCGGTCTTCGAGGACGGCAGCGGCCTGAACCGCGACGACAAGGTCTCCGCGAACCTCCTCTCCCACCTCCTGCTGCTCGCCGCCGCCCCCGCCAAGCCCGAGCTCCGCTCCGTCGCCACCGGCCTCCCGGTGGCCGCCTTCACCGGCACGCTCAGCGGCCGCTACGTCGGCGACACCGCCGGCGCCGGCACCGTACGCGCCAAGACCGGCACCCTCACCGGCGTCAACACCCTCGCCGGCACCGTCGTCGACGCCGACGGCCGCCTCCTGGCCTTCGCCTTCATGACCACCGGCACCACCGACCCCCCATCCGCCCAGAAGGCCCTGGACCGCATGGCCTCCACCCTCGCCAACTGCGGCTGCCGCTAA
- a CDS encoding inorganic diphosphatase, whose product MEFDVTIEIPKGSRNKYEVDHETGRIRLDRRLFTSTSYPADYGFVEDTLGEDGDPLDALVILDEPTFPGCLIKCRAIGMFRMTDEAGGDDKLLCVPASDPRVEHLRDIHHVSEFDRLEIQHFFEVYKDLEPGKSVEGANWVGRTDAEAEIERSYKRFEAQGGH is encoded by the coding sequence GTGGAGTTCGACGTCACCATCGAGATCCCGAAGGGTTCGCGGAACAAGTACGAGGTGGACCACGAGACCGGTCGGATCCGCCTGGACCGTCGACTCTTCACCTCGACCAGCTACCCGGCCGACTACGGCTTCGTCGAGGACACCCTCGGCGAGGACGGCGACCCGTTGGACGCGCTGGTCATCCTGGACGAGCCGACCTTCCCCGGCTGCCTCATCAAGTGCCGCGCCATCGGCATGTTCCGCATGACGGACGAGGCCGGCGGCGACGACAAGTTGCTGTGCGTCCCCGCCTCGGACCCGCGCGTCGAGCACCTCCGCGACATCCACCACGTCTCGGAGTTCGACCGCCTGGAGATCCAGCACTTCTTCGAGGTCTACAAGGACCTGGAGCCCGGCAAGTCCGTCGAGGGCGCCAACTGGGTCGGCCGGACCGACGCCGAGGCCGAGATCGAGCGCTCCTACAAGCGCTTCGAGGCGCAGGGCGGGCACTGA
- a CDS encoding threonine/serine ThrE exporter family protein, translated as MASDSPRSNGNGTSEEERKPQPDEVRSAFTPPLGVPLPPPPEEEHPTSEFALPEGLLPEAPAEPEGSAFARPGSTTGQTLLPAFTPPHGIPVLSLTKEAPWQDRMRTMLRMPIHERPVPERVERVEEEDGGPAVPRVLDLTLRIGEILLAGGEGAEDVEAAMFGVAHAYGLERVEPTVTFTLLSISYQPSLIDDPLTASRTVRRRGVDYTRLSAVFRLVDEITSEGISLEEAYRGLAEIRRNRHPYPSWALTVASGLLSGAASMLVGGGLLVFVAAAIGSMLGDRLAWLASARGLPEFYQFVVAAMPPAAIGLAFGLAHSNVQFSAVITGGLFALIPGRALVASVQDGLTGYYITASARLLEVGYLIVGIVVGVLSVLYVGLQADPGLQRLHPQQALQVYNEPVVQIMASMLLALAFCVLLQQERHTVAFATINGGVAWVVYGVLTFRAGFNAVPSTAIAAGLVGLFGQLLSRYRYASALPYVTAAIGPLLPGSATYFGLLNFAQGNLLEGFSSLIKAASLALAIAVGVNLGGEVARLFLRAPGITEAAGGRRAAKRTRGF; from the coding sequence GTGGCGTCGGACTCACCACGCAGCAACGGCAACGGCACCTCGGAGGAGGAGCGCAAGCCGCAACCGGACGAGGTGCGCAGCGCGTTCACCCCGCCGCTGGGCGTTCCGTTGCCACCGCCGCCGGAGGAGGAGCACCCCACTTCGGAGTTCGCGCTGCCGGAGGGGCTGCTGCCGGAGGCGCCGGCCGAACCCGAGGGGTCGGCGTTCGCGCGGCCGGGGAGCACCACCGGGCAGACGCTGTTGCCGGCGTTCACGCCGCCGCACGGCATCCCGGTGCTCAGCCTCACCAAGGAAGCGCCGTGGCAGGACCGGATGCGCACCATGCTGCGGATGCCGATCCACGAGCGGCCGGTCCCCGAGCGCGTCGAACGCGTCGAGGAGGAGGACGGCGGCCCCGCCGTCCCCCGCGTCCTGGACCTGACGCTGCGTATCGGGGAGATCCTGCTGGCCGGCGGCGAGGGCGCGGAGGACGTCGAGGCGGCGATGTTCGGCGTCGCGCACGCCTACGGGCTGGAGCGGGTCGAGCCGACCGTCACCTTCACCCTGCTGTCGATCTCGTACCAGCCGTCGCTGATCGACGATCCGCTCACCGCCAGCCGGACGGTGCGGCGGCGCGGGGTGGACTACACCCGGCTCTCGGCGGTCTTCCGACTGGTCGACGAGATCACGTCGGAAGGGATCAGCCTGGAGGAGGCGTACCGCGGGCTGGCCGAGATACGCCGCAATCGGCACCCGTATCCGAGCTGGGCGCTGACGGTGGCCTCGGGGCTGCTGTCCGGCGCGGCATCCATGCTGGTCGGCGGTGGGCTGCTGGTGTTCGTCGCGGCGGCGATCGGCTCGATGCTCGGCGACCGGCTGGCCTGGTTGGCGTCGGCGCGCGGGCTGCCGGAGTTCTACCAGTTCGTGGTCGCGGCGATGCCGCCGGCCGCGATCGGGCTGGCCTTCGGGCTGGCCCACTCCAACGTGCAGTTCTCCGCGGTGATCACCGGTGGACTGTTCGCGCTGATCCCGGGACGGGCGCTGGTCGCCAGCGTCCAGGACGGGCTGACCGGCTACTACATCACCGCCTCCGCGCGACTGTTGGAGGTCGGCTACCTGATCGTCGGCATCGTCGTCGGCGTGCTGTCCGTGCTCTACGTAGGGCTCCAGGCCGACCCCGGCCTTCAACGGCTCCACCCGCAGCAGGCGTTGCAGGTCTACAACGAGCCGGTGGTGCAGATCATGGCGTCGATGCTGCTGGCGCTGGCGTTCTGCGTGCTGCTCCAACAGGAGCGCCACACCGTGGCGTTCGCGACCATAAACGGCGGGGTCGCATGGGTGGTGTACGGGGTGCTGACCTTCCGGGCCGGCTTCAACGCGGTGCCCTCCACCGCCATCGCCGCCGGACTCGTCGGCCTCTTCGGCCAGTTGCTCTCCCGATACCGCTACGCCTCGGCGCTGCCCTACGTGACCGCGGCGATCGGGCCGCTGCTCCCCGGTAGCGCGACCTACTTCGGGCTGCTCAATTTCGCCCAGGGCAACCTGCTGGAGGGCTTCTCGTCGCTGATCAAGGCCGCCTCGCTGGCGCTGGCGATCGCCGTCGGGGTCAACCTCGGTGGCGAGGTCGCCCGGCTGTTCCTGCGGGCGCCCGGGATCACCGAGGCGGCCGGCGGGCGCCGCGCGGCCAAACGGACCCGAGGGTTCTGA